The DNA region gttttaaattgtctaagagacatttcaaaagagttaaacattcaattttacgcccatttggaatttaatttttgcttcttaaatttccaaaatgttttttcgaaaatatctgatttcacgaatgtttcatttttaacattggaCATatgaccataagttgctgacaCATCGACTCTAGAAAATGaagagttgtttgggtgagacttaaaacttaaattggCGTTAGCctcaaatttcatgtttctttttctttaagccgctgtatctcagtaaccagaggtccaattttcaatgtcttagcccagcgattctcaaccttcttctaggtcGGACCCCCTACCATgcaaatcaagtaggcccggtacccccgttgagaatcgctgtctTAGCCAATTTAATAGCAAATTTCTGAACctttcaaaaacatatattcataaatgatcactcatggtcactatttaaaaaaaataataactgcaaTTATAGCACAACAATGCTTAAGGGCTGGGTTTGTACACAAAGAGTGGATCTTGCTCACGCATTTGGCATGAAAGGGATATACTCTTTGTTTATAAACCCATggcggccctttggcattgttttgcttgaaatatttcgctgaaatcaaactttcggtttcTATACTTGGAAAACGggtcactttatcaaaaaatgtgtaaagtacttttcgattgcaaattcaatttcacataagaagtgaagtcaaaaaaattatgcatgaaatttcgatctCGGCCTTGGCCGCaatattttttaccattttttctcTTGAGCCACAGagacttttgaaaatagtcaatcGAAAAATCAGCTattttttcccgtgtacctattttttctgaacagtcctcatcattaccttcaactttgccgaagacaccaaattgatcagaaaattcgccATCGCCAAACTTGTGTGgagacttgtttttttttttgtcacagggaggcctccacaaagtttgagcgaattaaaatatacaaaaaaaataaactgatcGAATTCGTAGAGAATTTCTCCATAAATAAATTTGGTCCATAGAGTTTgccgcatttttttcaaatcaagaaatcaagaataaaaaatacaaaacaaaaaaatcaggaatACAAATACACCATCATGaaatatctaaaattttcaagaagAGCTAAACTACagctaaaatattatttttgcaattccgtcgtgaaactacttactattcctgtcattcttgaacgacgaaatagcctacttttctgtaccaaaaaaataacagaatcgaatagcaacacttttcaaaataaatgctgaaaagttctacttttcagcactgaatgggtgctgaaaagttgaacttttcagcacttgtttcgaaaagtaacatttttcaatttttttttgatttaaacgatttattgacaaaatacatgaaaatttgactttaaatttcactcaatgtttgtttttcggaattgcgaaaaatgttgtatggaactcgttgcaaaacttgattttttcagcactcgtcgtattcatccaactcggtgaacctcgttggataaatgtacgactcgtgctgaaaaaatcctctttttgcaacttgttgcataaagtactattaaaatatacttttcatTATAAAACCAAAACTTCTAACACTGGTCAATTCTTCTTCCATGCCGTTATCAACTTTACCAACACGTACCTACCTATGTAAGGGGTTCCGACTTGTTCTAGAGTTGTTCCCGTTCTCGACAACATCGAAACGGTTTCACAACGGCCCAGCGTTGCCTCTTTATCCCAAAGAGTCCTCACTGCCTGAACAACACAACAACACACAAAACGGGGATAAAAAGCACAAACACTCATTCTACAGAGTGTTTGGGAGGTCGCGCGTTTCGGCTAATTGAATTCTGTACAACCTCGCAGCATTCCAACTCTGCTGCGTCGACGTTCCTGGGGAAAAAGGCTCTCTCTAGATACCTTTCCGGGACACTGCCGTTTACTGCTGCCGGGGTTTGGTTTTCAGAACCATTCCGGGGTTAGTCTGGTGGCCCGGTTATGTGTAGATTGAATTCCGTCCGACGGTGCAAAATCTGTGGCATCGTGGTGAGGAAGGGGGAGATTCCCGGTGACATTTATAAGAGTCGTTGCCGTTCTCGGTCGGTTCTGGAAATCCCGGAAGCTAGCAACATACCGCCGAGCATGTTAATTGTTGTTGTAATTTGTAACTCTAGCACTCTGCTCGCTGCTGCGACTGGCAGTGGCGCTCCCCCTGGTGTTGGTTCGGTATTTACGGTTCCATACCGATAGCGGAGTCGAGGCCTCACTGTGTCTCCCTGTTATCTCCGCAGGAGTCCCCAGGAATGTCGCGGATGTTTCCCTGTTGTTTGCAATTTTGTAACCAGCGCTAGAGACAACCATCGCTGTTCCGGTACCGTAGGGTGGGGTTGCTTGTAAATCAGTTGACATTACTTCAAGAATTGAGTATCATGCGTCTGCTTCAAATATCAAGTCTAAAACTACTCACTTGAACAGTGTAAGACTACAAACAAGAACGAGGTACTTGTACTTTCGAACAGATTTGCATGCTGCAAATTATCGTCGACATTGTGAATGGCAGGAAGAGATTATAACACCACAGCAGCATGTGGTGCTGCTGCGAGGGGGCGGCTTAAAAATGGAAACGTTATTACAGGATTAGAGCATCCTGAAAACTTGCAATTTGGCTCCGATTTAAGCGGCGTTAACCGGTTTATGAATGAGCGGGGGGTGAACGGATAATTACGATTTTGCCGAAAATTATGTTATTATTCCATTATTTCATGAGGGGAGGGAAATTTACGGGAAATTCCGCTCAAACCGTAAACAATCGGCAATGTCGGCAGCAGCGCTAGCGTGAGGGAGGCTCCCAACCAGTTTACCAGTGTTTATCTGCAAATTAAAATAACCTGAAATTTATAACCGCAGATATCGACGAGTGTGTGGAGCAGGATCATGGCTGTGACTACTGCCGAAATGCCTACGGTGGGTACGAGTGTACCTGTCCGGCAGGTTACGAGCTGGCCGACGATGACAAGACCTGTCAGGACGTAGACGAATGCGCGACCTACGGCGAAGACGGAGAAGACTACGATGAGGATGGGGAGGCCAAGGTGAGCATTTGTTCGCACGACTGCGTCAACACGGTAGGTTCGTTCGAGTGCTGGTGTCCGGAAAACTTCCACCTTAATATTGATGGGAGAACTTGTGTGCGGGATTTCTGCGCCGATTTGTATGAGAACCCAAACAAGACCAGATGTTCCCACGAGTGTAAGGATGGCACGGAAGGGTTCGTGTGCGGTTGTCCGGAGTTTCACATCCTGGACGAGTTTGACCAAAAGACTTGCAGGAATGTGTACAGCTGTGGTGAAGAGTTCAAGAAACGGTGCAATCCGGGCGTCTGTCGGATGGTCCAGGGTGGAGACTATCGGTGTGAGTGTCCCGCGGGATATCAACAGCATGATCACAGCTGTCACGATATTGATGAGTGCGAGCTGGGACGGCACATGTGTTCGCACGATTGCCACAATACGGCTGGAACGTATGTGTGCAGCTGTCCACGGGGTCTTAAGCTTTCGTCGGATGAGCGAACTTGTGATGATATTGACGAATGTCTCGAACAGGAAGATGAAGATCTCTGCGGAGATCTGGAGTGCTCCAACACTTACGGCAGCTACAAGTGTGTCTGTCCGGAGGGCAAAGAACTCGACGAGTACGGCATCTGCAGGCAGATGGATCTCTGTACCACGGACAACGGAGGTTGTTCACACATTTGTACCTTCTTCAATCGGGAAACGTACTGCGACTGTCCGGACAGCATGGAGCTAGACGATGGTGGCAAGACGTGTGTCCCAATAAATGAATGCGATCTGAACAATGGAGGATGCTCACACGTGTGCAATCCAGAGTCGGACACACTTTGCGAATGTCCGGATGGATTCAACCTGGGTTCGGATGCTCGAACCTGTCACGATGTTAACGAGTGCCATGAAGACAACGGAGGTTGCCAGCAGAGTTGTTTGAACTTTGAGGGTGGTTACAAGTGCGGATGCTTCGAAGGATTTGAACGGTCGGATAACCGATCTTGTTCGGATGTTGACGAGTGTTCCCTGAACCAGGGTGGGTGTGACCACCACTGTCACAACACGGAAGGATCATTCCACTGCTCGTGTCACAGTGGATACCAGTTGACTGAGaataaaaagtcatgcttgGACATTAACGAATGTGAATTGCACAATGGAAACTGTTCCCACACCTGCATCAACCTCCTGGGAGGTTATCAATGCTCGTGTCCCAAAGGTCAGTTCCTAACAGAGGACGATCACTCATGTGAGTTTGTCAACGAATGCGAGCTAAACAACGGCGGATGTTCGCACACGTGTCACTACGCCCACGGTGTGGTCACTTGTCACTGTCCGAAAGGGTTCGAATTGGAGCGTGGAAACTACAAGACTTGCGTGGACATCAACGAATGCGGCTGGAACAATGGAGGATGTTCGGACTCGTGCACCAACTTAGCGGGAAGCTACGAGTGTTCATGCCCGAAGGGCTACGAACTTGGAAGAGATCACCACACTTGTCACGACATTGACGAGTGCATCGAGAACAATGGCAATTGCTCGAATATTTGCATCAACTTGCTCGGAGATTACAAATGCGCATGTGAAGCCGGGTATGAACTTGAGGAAGATGAGCAAACGTGTCGAGATATTGACGAATGTTCAACGCGGTTCCACGATTGCTCGCACATCTGCGTGAACGTTCCGGGAACGTTCGAGTGTGAGTGTCCTGCAGGATACATACTTGGACGGGACAAGTATACCTGTGAGGATATCAACGAGTGTGAGACCCTGCCGGATAAGGGTGGTTGCGAACATCACTGCATCAATATGCCAGGCTCGTACCGTTGCGGGTGTGAAGATGGTCATCGGTTGGAGTTGGATAACAAAACCTGTTCGGATATTGATGAATGTTCGgatgaaaataaaaagtgttcGCATGATTGCGTGAATCTCAAGGGAGGTTTCGAGTGTTCCTGTCCAGTGGGTTTGCGACTAGATGTTGACGAGGTGACCTGCGTTGATATCGATGAGTGCAAGATCAACAGCTTCAACGGGGGATGCTCGCACATTTGCGAGAACCTGCATGGGAGTTTCAAGTGTGAGTGTCCCAAAGGGTGGCTTCTAAGCGATGACCAGGCAACCTGTGAGGATGTCGACGAATGTTTGAACCTCAACGGCGGATGCAGTCAACGCTGTGTTAACCTTCGTGGAGGCTATAAATGCGATTGCAACGCTGGATACTCGTTGATGGCTGATAACAAAACGTGCGAAGTAAGCAATCCATGCGCCTTAAGGAATGGAGGTTGCCAACATACCTGCAGTTTGAAGAATGCCTTACCCGTGTGTTCCTGCCGAGAGGGATACGTGCTGAACAAGACCAACATGGCCACGTGCGTCGATCATGACGAGTGTCAATCGCCCAACGATAACAACTGCCAGCAAAAGTGCGTCAACACTGAAGGATCGTACCGTTGCGAGTGCTTCCCAGGGTTCGAGCGGAACGAACTTGGGCAGTGTCTGGATGTGAATGAGTGTCTGGAGAGTAATGGTGGATGTAGTAAGAACGCCCGGTGTATCAACTTGGCCGGAAGCTTCCGGTGTATGTGTCCTCCAGGGTTCAAAATAGGCAAAGATCGGAGGACGTGTTTCGAGATCAAGGATCGTTGCATGATGTTGAAGGCGCCGAAAAATGGAGAAATGCGATGTTCCAGATCTCGGCACAAGGCGCAACTGTTCTACCGAACGAGGTGCTCAGTTTGGTGTAGCAAAGGATTCAAGCTTGTTGGTCCTTCTACGAAACACTGCAACGGAACGGGACACTGGGATGACGAACGTGAATCGCTGTGTGTTCGTAAGTTATTCGAAGTGTTTTTTTAGATAGTTTGATAACATCAATTTCTGTTTATAGCACAATCTTGTCCGCGTCTGCATCGTCCCGAGCATGGAACGATCCTACCGGTAGCTTGCATGTCCGGAAAGATTTTCGCCGGTGAGCGATGTGTCCTGCACTGTAAGCCGGGTTTCAAACCGGTTGGCAAGCGAACGGCAGTTTGCGACGGCGAGCAAAAGTGGACACCAACACCGAACCTGCAGTGCGTTCCGCAGACCACTCCGTCTCCGGCGCCCATCAAACCGTACATCCAGTGTCCGGCGGATGTGCACGCGGTACTTCCCGTGGGGCAGTACACAATGAAGGTCAAGCTGGACCAGCCCAAGACAAACGTCGATTGGTTCCGGTTCGTTGACGCTCATCCAGCTTGGGGCAAACAGCTGGAAGCGGAGCTACCCGCCGGAGAAACGGCCGTCACCTTCCGAGCCAGGAGTCCCAACTCTCCCACGAATGACGTGTGTCGAGTTTTGATAAAGATAAGGGGTAGGTTTTGCGTTCTTTTTGAGATTTACTCCTTTTGTAACACCTGATATGACCTTGTTTCAGAACGAAGACCGCCTCAGGTTGTCAACTGTCCGGACTCGTTCAACGTGCAACTGGAACGTCAGGAAACGTCTCGGTCGGTGTACTGGGTTGAACCCACCTTTGAGACTGAATCCGAGATCAAGCAGTTGTACAAATCTCACACGCCCGGTCAGCTTCTGATCGCGGGAGTTCACTACGTCAATTATGTGGCGACCGATGACGATGGACTAAGTTCCAAATGTAGCTTTGGAATCACTGTCAAGGGTGAGTACAGTGGAATAATGTTGGAAGTTTATTTGAAGTAACTTCATTTACATTACAGCATCTCCTGAGCCCATCGAGCCCAGAAGGACAGCGTACCGTCCGCTGGAAACAAATCGGCTGGAGAACCACGATTCCTACCTAATTTGTCCGGGCAAGTCACCCATCCGAATCGATTCCAACAATCCTGTAAGTAGATTGCACATTTTTCTGCACATTCTCGGGCACGGTCACCACCGCCAACGCCACCATGATCAGCCTCTGCACGACCATAACCAAAGCCGAAAAACTACCAGCCAAAGCCACGTGCCATTATCTAAATCTAATCACGGTGATGGTCACATCACCAGCCATCGGCCATCGACCGCCATCGATGTCACCACCGAGAGCAGTTCATTGCTGTCCACCACCGCCACTACGCTCAAGCCTAATCACACAAGCAACAGCATAACTCCtgcggcaaacaaacaaacccatCGACCAAACCATCACTTTCGCGGCAATGATCATAATCATAATAATCATAGAAAACAGATCCTCCCAACGTTGACGGCGTCGACGACTGTAAAGTCTCCCCTCCATCGGCATCATCGTCCGGGGTCAACTTCGACCGTGGTCCACATTTGGGATTGCTCCGAAGAGGACGGTGACGATTATGACGATGAAGAAGCCGGGGACGATGAGGCGGGGTCCGGCAATCATATCGCAAATCAAATCGAGCACACGCGGTACTTTATCGACATTTACCATCACTGGCTTGTGCACCATCGCCATCATCATCCTCCGCGGACCCATTATTGAGTTGAAGCTACTTTCCTAGCGCTACATATTGGAACATACTCGCATTCCCTCCCCGTATCCATTACGCTGACGGCAGTCATGTGCCAACTGTCCATCAAAGTCCGCGGGAAGCTTCTGCCAAATTGGCACATTCCACGGAAATGATGTGCTGGAAAACAAGTTGAAAATGAATATGGTTGCATCGTGTAACACGAAATTAATTCCAAAAATCAGGCAGGCCCATTGCCGATGCCGTTGAAATGTTTATCCTTTACAATACATACTATAAATTCTGCATCTGCAGCATTCTGACCGACTGGGCACAACCAATCTGAGAATTGATACTATAATAATTGTCATCGAAAAACAAATTGATTAAATTACAACTTTCCTAAATTAACTTAACTTATCTTAATTCATTACAACTTTTTTAAGGAACACGCTAAAAAATTATAGCGTtaagattaaaattaaattcaacagtacagactcgattatcaaaaaatcagacAAGCAGAATGATTCTTAGTAACACTTAAGAAAATTTTTGGGATTAACTCAGCTACCCAACAAGCCAACGGTTTTTTTCTTAATTCGATTATTCACAGATTTGGTTATCAGAACAgatttcaagagttttttttaatagatcttataaacatatggaagacaaaagcttataggtacttttgaaaaaaaaactctatattTTTCCCGGTGACTTAGTTTATTGGAACCTGGACTGTGTATCATACTTCATCATCATTAAGTGTCAAcgtttaaatttattcaataaatGTATCATAGTTTCGCTATTAACTCTTTTCcacttttctaaacaaaattatacccaccgtgtatcattttttgactTAAATAAGTTCCTATAAGAATAGTTCACAATGAAACTATATTCACTTCCCAGAGATACTATGTTAGCAAACAAACagtccaaaaaaaatctaatactaGCTATTTGATTTATTCATATCAAGTTAGATTACAATCTGGTCGGCAACTCGTCAGCCAATCAAACCTGGGATAAAATATCCAGTAGCACTCCACTGCTCGTTATACATTGATCGGATCCACACAGAATGTGTGATTGACTGACAACCCGACCGTTGAAAGCACCATCAGccagcaaacaaacaaatctaCAAACCAACCAGCCAACCCAGCCCAGTCAGTGGGTGCCCCTTTCTGCCATCTCTTTCATTCACATTCCCAGCAttccaaaaataatgtttgtacATATTTCCCATTCGCCCTCCTCAAAACAAGCTCACATTTCCCATTTTGATGAGTGTCTATCGCGATGCTTTCCGTCTGTCCTTTTGAGCGAGAGCaagagatgaaaaaaaaatccaacccgAACCCACCAAATTGAGTCGTATTGATTTCCGACCTGTGCCACACCGTCACACAGGCAGAGTGAGAGAGTCGTGTAATATGTAGCAAACACATCGTATCAGCGCATAAATTATGCGCGCCCAGCATCAAAACTCATCAACCCGTCCTATAGATAGCGAGGTATCGCTCGCAACTGATGACGATGAGATTCTCCCGCACGAAAATATCATCTATTCAAAGACGATCGATTTTATGTGTTTGATGTCACTCAACGCTTGGCCGGCGGCGGCGGTGATGAGAATGACGCAGTGACACATTTGCTTGACTGCTTATAAATTTTAGAGGTGATGACTTGTAATCATAGATTGGCCCCCAAGAGCAGCTGTGCAGAGGCATGGGAAGCTTTGAATGGGTAAACTTAAAGCTGAATCGTTACAAAATATAACTGTAACGAGCATAACATAACTTTAACATAAATTATTATAGGGTTGAAATATTTAGCTAGTATAGTTTGGTAAATGATCAGTACGGCagcaatttttcacaaaatgtctGAATTtacgattgaaaaaaaagagcaaaagtttttttaaaaaaaaaggctgttaaatataaatttaacacATTCATATGaagtaaattattttatgttacataaaaaaatcggatttccaaaatttatacatgaaaaatcaatcaaaccGTGGCCATCCTGAAAACATATTTCCAGAACTCATCTAAGAATGCAACTAAAATTAAATCTCACTGTAACTATACTGTtcctgttcgcataaatgtcccatttgcACAATCatcaagctgagaaaaacgctagTGAAGTTTATCTCACACATACGTGTTTAgttgttttatttatatttttaaattttgtttatgcaCGAGCCCCtgctgaaaatatttccaaactaTTTCAAATTGTAAATTAGCACgcaagttgcatttttatgtTCAGCCAgagttaccaggtcaaaattaggaaaatctggcaaagtatcgatcAAAAATCTGGAATTATCTGGCAGACGGAGGGAGTATatgaattaaattaattttatgacctcaaaattttttgatttaccTTCTTTCTAAGAAAAACCTGttctattttttctgattttcaattaaattcaattatttaaatcaaaatgttgCTCTAAATGGGTATGAACTGAAAAATCTGGCCAAATTTGGCCAAATCTGGCACTGAGAAGGTTGAATCTTTACTTTGGATGAAAcctgaaaaatctggcattctcaGATTTTTCTGGCAACCTGACAACCTTGTGtacaatgaaaaattgaattttgaagcacaatgtTTATGAATGAAACAGAATTTTAAACTTCCTTCAATGCCAAATATCatcatttttgataaattttgtcgTATTAATTACTTTATCTTAATAATTCAGGTTTTACAATatttcacagaaaaataaaattaaattgaaaactccaaaattttcaaaaagatttttccGAAGAGATCAGTTGGCATTACAAAATTAGGGGCTGTTTGGGTTAGACGATGAAAACTTCAATATtccaatttgtttatttttatccatTAAATCTCAGCGActtagccgaagacaccaaagcgctcaGAAAATTCCTTTCACAATGGTTGtaacatttagaaatttatttaaaagtgattttgatAAGTACTTTCCATAACAGGGCTGATTGAAGGCACGCTGTAGCACTTTCGTTATTCCATTTCAAAGATTGAAAGCTAAAGTGACAAACTCTGTATCTGATGAATCataaaattcatgttttggacagatattttgtttctttttaattACAGGCTTCATCGGAACGCACGAGAATTGACTAATAGAGAAAACGATGATTTCGCATTACACACAAAGAAAAGAGTTCgcataaaagtaaaaaatattcatgaaatcgGGAACCAGGATTGTACATAGTATTCCTAACaacgaaaaaacatatttagaaatttaacaacATACCGGTCCAACTTTCTGCTTATGCAAACAGTTCTGTAAAGTGAAATTAATCTTTCCAAGAAGAGCCAATCATTTTGTTCCAATTTCGAGCTCCGAGAGTATGTTTCCTGCCTGAAAGGTACACGCAGCAGCTAGCCAATTTTGGGGTGCGCCAAAcaaaaacattccaaaaataGAGAAAAAACATTCCCATAACATTTTCCCCATGGGAATTGGACGAGTTTTGCTGTTCGGTATAACGTTTTTTTGGCACTGGTTCAACTTCTCATATTTTTCCAAGCCTCCCCCGGAATCGGCCCCAATAATAACACATCCCTAACTGGAGGGGTACGTTTTCAAAAGtatgtttataaatatattctgaaatgcttttttttttgcttctcaaCTAAAACGGTTAAGCGCGTGCTTCTGAGAAGGATAAAAGCGAGTCGAGTTTTCACATGCAGAATCAGCATCATCCTGCCAGccaaaaattgtttgaataggCCGCACTGAAAACTCTTCTCGATTTTTGCTAGTCATCAGGTGGATCTGTTTAGTGGTTCCGGATCGTTGGCAGCAAGACCAAGAGCTTTGTGATTAAGGTTAAATGATGTGTGCGAGGAAATATTGTCCCGGCGAGGAACTCTACTTCGCAGAGTTGAAAATTTGCGAGCACGATAAATTCAACCCTTTGCCGGGTTTTTTATCTTGTTCGCCAGACCTCGCCACATTAACTTTTATGTTCCAAGATGGTGCAGTGCCGAAAGGGGGTTACTTTTCTCCACACGTGCTAAAAGAAGAGTGGGACCAATTAACTGTGTGGGCTCGGCAAATCGTTTGTTGGTTTGTCGTTGGTCAGACCAATTAAGTCCTCCCACTCCAGCTCCCCTCTCCGAACCTATCGGGACTGACGATTGCGGTGCCAATAAATGTCGATTACCGATGCCAAAAGCCAACATATTTTTTCCAACCCCGACGACT from Culex quinquefasciatus strain JHB chromosome 3, VPISU_Cqui_1.0_pri_paternal, whole genome shotgun sequence includes:
- the LOC6032897 gene encoding uncharacterized protein LOC6032897 isoform X1: MTANCWRSYLCRWPFRILGDALQLPSALLPVLMLVLLTSRAAPVTARTYEDCEQPPEIGHGNARITVDESEEFVTAHYSCDAGYRLEGQVDFRCDIDSDEWQIKELPRCVADSSDDGGGTSPQKKRKNGRVQNIQEETDVGSELAAQLDLSCMAQGLIHAPEIDNGYVVKYNRRRKDDQVFLVAFYECDDYYELQPAETDRLFCSGKKWVGTRPTCVSTRPAGEEDEEDEEEEEEDYDEEEEEEQEEPAEKRGQDQDQQLPSSVVVPSTTPDAPVSHSSAAAATTTEELSEPERPSISEEVTGNQEVHPSETNLDSSPKSVDEATEKPDQTVSEVRKETSEDEEIDGEPEGDDDGEDDDEDESEQTVQMTTSTSTTSTTSTTTEEPREEPSCGDNRGGCDHECRVIFNENDVQPQIQCSCYQGFQLDSKDGRTCHDINECEHNNGGCEQICTNQQGSFECNCQYGLQIDVLDGRSCIDVNECLLRNGHGPCQDTCINLWASYNCSCQGLPGTRLAVNGHSCEDDAGECPKAGCSHQCLSTMGRPFCLCPVGLHLGDDWKTCEDINECEDPSIAEQCSNGCENTHGSYRCLPEDDDEEDEDDEETAPEPDVPAPPTTEAVPIEEEPNNEILPIEHDDEDENEDDYDEEDDRLDNELLPLPSPPQTPEIDRSKIEDRLNNEVEIHSQHPHRHHHGEEELLESSENDEFDEEEENETEPPRPPQISTTESAVVVVSTAAGGADQDEGSNEEDDDDTDDYLEPELPTTTTTTTTVRPITCREGLRLSSSGACEDIDECVEQDHGCDYCRNAYGGYECTCPAGYELADDDKTCQDVDECATYGEDGEDYDEDGEAKVSICSHDCVNTVGSFECWCPENFHLNIDGRTCVRDFCADLYENPNKTRCSHECKDGTEGFVCGCPEFHILDEFDQKTCRNVYSCGEEFKKRCNPGVCRMVQGGDYRCECPAGYQQHDHSCHDIDECELGRHMCSHDCHNTAGTYVCSCPRGLKLSSDERTCDDIDECLEQEDEDLCGDLECSNTYGSYKCVCPEGKELDEYGICRQMDLCTTDNGGCSHICTFFNRETYCDCPDSMELDDGGKTCVPINECDLNNGGCSHVCNPESDTLCECPDGFNLGSDARTCHDVNECHEDNGGCQQSCLNFEGGYKCGCFEGFERSDNRSCSDVDECSLNQGGCDHHCHNTEGSFHCSCHSGYQLTENKKSCLDINECELHNGNCSHTCINLLGGYQCSCPKGQFLTEDDHSCEFVNECELNNGGCSHTCHYAHGVVTCHCPKGFELERGNYKTCVDINECGWNNGGCSDSCTNLAGSYECSCPKGYELGRDHHTCHDIDECIENNGNCSNICINLLGDYKCACEAGYELEEDEQTCRDIDECSTRFHDCSHICVNVPGTFECECPAGYILGRDKYTCEDINECETLPDKGGCEHHCINMPGSYRCGCEDGHRLELDNKTCSDIDECSDENKKCSHDCVNLKGGFECSCPVGLRLDVDEVTCVDIDECKINSFNGGCSHICENLHGSFKCECPKGWLLSDDQATCEDVDECLNLNGGCSQRCVNLRGGYKCDCNAGYSLMADNKTCEVSNPCALRNGGCQHTCSLKNALPVCSCREGYVLNKTNMATCVDHDECQSPNDNNCQQKCVNTEGSYRCECFPGFERNELGQCLDVNECLESNGGCSKNARCINLAGSFRCMCPPGFKIGKDRRTCFEIKDRCMMLKAPKNGEMRCSRSRHKAQLFYRTRCSVWCSKGFKLVGPSTKHCNGTGHWDDERESLCVPQSCPRLHRPEHGTILPVACMSGKIFAGERCVLHCKPGFKPVGKRTAVCDGEQKWTPTPNLQCVPQTTPSPAPIKPYIQCPADVHAVLPVGQYTMKVKLDQPKTNVDWFRFVDAHPAWGKQLEAELPAGETAVTFRARSPNSPTNDVCRVLIKIRERRPPQVVNCPDSFNVQLERQETSRSVYWVEPTFETESEIKQLYKSHTPGQLLIAGVHYVNYVATDDDGLSSKCSFGITVKASPEPIEPRRTAYRPLETNRLENHDSYLICPGKSPIRIDSNNPLHIPQGCVVKNIRIKQKLARLRHQQQVLQRHLQELEEAPNPDQSLIQQQHKRYDNLLRYYSSWDNAFSQQQQQQQQHPYDHNPYHHQYHQPTEPGQPQRRWFKKRSKDELDINGSKVEKSSAASATPATTEKP